The genomic stretch AAATTTGCACAAATTTCACTGTTATACCGATCCTTCCAGGCaaatagcttatatatatatatatatatatatatatatatatatatatatatatatatatatatatatatatatacacacacacacacacacacacacaccatactatactatactatatgtACTGTATATACCACTATAAGATgtatatatagtatagtatatatactaagtgtatagtatatatacaaatatagCTTATATCAAATATAgcttatatcgaatatagcttatatactatacacttagtatatatactatattatatacTATTTGTTGTGGGACCACTATTTGCTTTGTCAGAAATGTTTTTGTTGACTTTTCCGACCATATAACTTAATTTTCGACCGATTTCGGTCATTTTTTTTCCGACCGACTTCGGTCAGTATGTTTTGGACGGGTTTTGCCTGTTTTCTAGTAGTGAAGTTAAATTTAATCTACAATAACATAATATGGAACTTTTCATAGCAAGCCTGATACAATAACATGGAAATATCGTACATTAGTAATTTGTTATAACCAATAAAATTGCACTAACAACATAATAAATCTCTAAACTATCAGTGTAACtagtaaagttgttgccatgtatCCAGAAGGTCATGGGCTTGAGCCAAGGGAACATCCTCTAATAGAAATGCAAGATAAGACAATGTACAATCGGAGGCGGATTCATGATTTGAATTTTATGGGTTCAAATTTGTAATGCTATCACATCTCAATCTAATTTAATgagtttaatttttttatttatctataTTTAATGATTTGTTGGGCAAAAATATAGGGTATGAGCAAAAACTATGAGTTCAGTTGAATCCATAGCTTTTACATTGGATACGCCTAGctctgcgtacaatagacccttgtgattAGGCTCTTCCCTGGATCCCGCTATTAGCTTAGTGCACCGAGCTTCCTTTTATTAGTGTATATATATACCTTAAAATCAATATACATATATGTATTATAGCATATATTATTGGGGCTGAATATAGTGTGGATATGTTCCACCTGTTGTTATAGAGCTAATAAATCTGCCTGTGTATtattctcccccccccccccccccgcccaacttcaaaattaaaagtaaaacaaaaaaagTCATAGTTGGGGTTTTCTTCTTTCATAAATACCTGAACATCCCTCTATCATCACACAACTCACTTTTTAGCATTTCTTTCTCTCAAAGGAAAGaggtgtttttcttcttcttcccaaaactctcaactttcttttcatttacattctcaaactttcaaaaaaacaaattaaaatggCCATTAGAAAATCAAACAAGTTGTCACAAGCTGCAATTCTAAAGCAAATCTTGAAAAGATGTTCGAGTTTGGGAAAGAAAAATGGCTACGACGACGACGAAGATTGCCTTCCCATTGATGTGCCCAAAGGTCATTTTGCAGTATACGTAGGAGAGAACCGAACGCGATATATTATACCAATTTCTTTCTTAACTCACCCTCAGTTTCAGTCCCTTCTCCGTTGTGCCGAAGAGGAGTTTGGGTTCAATCACGACATGGGCATTACTATTCCTTGTGAAGAAGTCGTTTTCCGATCATTAACTAATTCCATAATGCAGTAGAGGAGAACTGTTGAAGGAGAGCCTTGACATAACTCGTAAAGTTGATGCTATGTGATCAGGAGTGACGGCTTCGAACCTTAgaaatagcctcttgcagaaatacagGACGTCCGATCTTTCTCCGGACCCGTGCATAACGAGAACTTAGTGCACCCTTTTAGTAGAGGAGAAATGTTGAAAAGTGATTAACTAGTATAAATTGAAAAGGTTTTCGGTGAAGAGAGATGGGCTCAACATGAAGCAATACTTTGTATATTGCTTCATTTTTTTCGACATCTTTcttcatattattattattattattttttatttttcttttagttgACATATTCTAACGTCGACCTAAGAAGCACatgaaattgtttttttttatggGTTAGATTTGTAAAAAAGAAAAGCTTGGAATTTTTTCCTTGCAGAGGTGTTTGGTTATAACACCCTGTGAGAGAAGTTAATGGGCCTCCTTCATTCATTTCCTAAGGTTTTTCCTGGTTTGATTTTAAGGTATACTTTCTCCGTCTCAAATTATttattgtatatttttattttacatACTTATTAAGAAAATCTTAATTAGGAGGAATTTTTaactatttttcttatttttatttatgtcttaacataatttttctttattgaaTATTTACTCTATTTATGTATATCTTTATCTTCAAGAACAATTACTATTAAGGGTAAATTGAGAATAAAATAATATGTGTTaaacttctaaaatgacaaaaCTACGACTAATAATTTGAGATAGAAAGAGTATAAAGATAGTGTATATTAAATTAAGTTCTCTCTTGATTTGCTAAAAACTTGTGACTTCGTCAACGGCAAGAGAGCACTTTAAGAAAGTCAATATGGGGTCTCACTACGCATCAATTCAAAGCGTAAAAATGTTGACTATTTCTCTCAATTCGCCATCTTTTCTCACGTTAAATTCAATGATTAAACTTTGTGTTCAGTCATTGCATGTCGTTTTTTGCATAGCGTACGAAATTGCTGTCACATAAGTATATAGAAAATCAAATGTACTTGCGTTCTAAACATATGGAAGAATCTTAAAGAAGTCATGAAATTTTGATTTACTAAACTAATTAACGCTAAAAAAGGTGCATGAGCGTACGTTGATCAAAGCTATTCTCTCCACCATTTGAAAAATTGTACAAAGTAAAAATTATGATATGATTAATTTTTCCTTGCTAGTATTATCTTTTATTTAACTAAAGCTATTCTATTTTCATTCCATGTCAAAATAATACCAAAAACCCAACAAATTGCTACATTTGCTTTACATTAGTTGCTTCTCAAACTGAATATCCGAATAGACCTTCAAATCAATTAATGAGGAGGACAAGAGTGtcatttttaaaaatatgagTGAGGCTTTTGGTCATGTCTCCCACAGCAAAGCAGAAACACACTAATGAAATGTCAATATTGCTGTTTGTTCCGCCCCTTTCCCATTTATATATAGTAGAAAATTACTgaaaaaaagaacaagacaacatcttaaataaaaacaaagcaaaagaaaactcttTTCTACTTCAATACTATTTACTATTATTATTGAAGGCAGTGATCGAAATCTGATACTGCATTTTGCCTGCTTGTTAATTATAAAGTTCTTTTTCGATCGTTAACTAATAACCGATGCTCGTTAActtcaagaaataaaataaataaattttggaCACTAAACTTCTTTAACCCGCGTGATCTATAGGTAAAGCTTGCTTAGGGTACGCGGACTACATCATACCCTTTGGGGCATTGGCGGATCTAGAGGGCGATATGCGGGTTCTCGGTAACCCAATAGCTTTTGCATAGTCCTTGTATATGTatgaaaaaattaattaaatatctataaatatttgaTTGTAAACCCAGCTGCTAACTTGAGATCGTTAtaggaa from Nicotiana sylvestris chromosome 12, ASM39365v2, whole genome shotgun sequence encodes the following:
- the LOC104247800 gene encoding auxin-responsive protein SAUR50-like, with the protein product MAIRKSNKLSQAAILKQILKRCSSLGKKNGYDDDEDCLPIDVPKGHFAVYVGENRTRYIIPISFLTHPQFQSLLRCAEEEFGFNHDMGITIPCEEVVFRSLTNSIMQ